Proteins from one Acanthopagrus latus isolate v.2019 chromosome 18, fAcaLat1.1, whole genome shotgun sequence genomic window:
- the LOC119007544 gene encoding transmembrane protein 271-like: MKLSGKGLCTVFSSTLLFVCALSEVVVGLRCVSLGSMVRAHFHLGAAAGAFYSGLLVGIGQVLLGSALLFCMEKPGCRNFFLLGVVVFLLGVLTAFSGAVVDGDTASLVERKYSHYCFHSLVVNPACEQLREYQRSLVVSTVLSTLECVLGLINLVVIKRYKTAQFSRSRQCQRQRAGAIIFSEERDCSSADFQPVSYINLGVFNVFDETGAEVQSGGHPSIELPGYSPTDPELNRCFPFSYPLPSELPPAYEDIFPAEACNT; encoded by the coding sequence ATGAAGTTGAGTGGGAAAGGACTGTGCACCGTCTTCTCCAGCACCCTCCTCTTCGTGTGCGCCCTGAGCGAAGTTGTCGTTGGATTAAGATGCGTCTCGTTGGGATCTATGGTGAGAGCGCATTTCCACCTCGGCGCCGCGGCCGGGGCTTTCTACTCCGGGCTACTTGTGGGAATCGGGCAGGTGCTGCTGGGCTCCGCGCTGCTCTTTTGCATGGAGAAGCCCGGCTGCAGGAATTTCTTTCTCCTCGGTGTTGTGGTCTTCTTGTTGGGGGTCCTCACCGCCTTCTCCGGCGCGGTGGTGGACGGGGACACGGCTTCTCTGGTGGAGAGGAAATATTCCCATTACTGCTTCCACTCTTTGGTTGTGAACCCTGCGTGCGAGCAGCTGAGGGAGTACCAGCGGAGTCTGGTCGTCTCCACTGTTCTCAGCACCTTGGAGTGCGTCCTAGGGCTCATCAACCTGGTGGTGATCAAAAGGTACAAAACCGCGCAGTTTTCTAGGAGCCGACAGTGTCAGAGGCAGCGCGCCGGCGCGATCATCTTCAGCGAGGAGCGGGACTGCTCCTCGGCGGATTTCCAGCCGGTGTCTTACATCAATTtgggtgtttttaatgtgtttgacgAGACAGGCGCAGAAGTGCAGTCAGGGGGACACCCGTCAATCGAGCTGCCGGGATACTCGCCCACGGACCCGGAGCTCAACCGTTGCTTCCCTTTCTCCTACCCGCTCCCCAGCGAACTGCCGCCCGCATACGAGGACATTTTCCCCGCTGAGGCATGCAACACATAG